The following proteins are encoded in a genomic region of Rhodoferax aquaticus:
- a CDS encoding FAD-dependent oxidoreductase, with protein MTDTFLPTHNEHDTHVDGPGYQPRQLVLLGAGFAHLQMLAKLAQSPLIGVRIILVAPHPRQIHASMVPGFVAGHFDLDECAVAMEPLVRLGGVRWLQRSVKALNAETQFVQLDDGSRVHYDWLSVNTGAIQNRDLIDSSLPGARAHGLFIRPLEAFSALWPRISDKGNSQALRIAVIGGGASGVEMAMAVRHRLKNAAVTLVSGSTPPGANYSPSVQKRLLQALKKRRITVLQDTATRIHSDAVHLGCGARLACDVPLIALGVQAPVWLTGSGLDLDSQGFIAVDKYQRSTSHASIFAAGDVCTRTDRAWERNGVYAMRAGKTLVRNLAAVTSGARLHAHSALPHSLNLLSCGGRYAIASWGSLSAQGHWVWWLKAWIDRRFIARFSRAPA; from the coding sequence ATGACTGACACTTTTTTGCCAACCCACAACGAACACGACACCCATGTGGACGGTCCAGGCTACCAACCGCGCCAACTGGTGCTGCTGGGCGCTGGCTTTGCCCATTTGCAAATGCTGGCGAAGTTGGCGCAGTCTCCCCTGATCGGGGTGCGCATCATCTTGGTGGCCCCCCATCCTCGGCAGATTCACGCCAGCATGGTGCCGGGATTTGTCGCCGGGCATTTCGATTTGGACGAATGTGCGGTGGCGATGGAGCCCTTGGTGCGCCTGGGCGGCGTGCGCTGGCTACAGCGCAGCGTCAAAGCGCTCAATGCCGAAACCCAATTCGTGCAATTGGACGACGGCAGCCGCGTGCATTACGACTGGCTGTCGGTTAACACAGGGGCCATCCAAAACCGAGACCTCATTGACAGCAGCCTGCCCGGTGCCCGCGCCCACGGCTTGTTTATTCGACCGCTGGAAGCCTTCAGCGCCTTGTGGCCACGCATCAGCGACAAAGGTAACAGCCAAGCACTGCGTATTGCCGTGATCGGCGGTGGCGCAAGTGGTGTCGAAATGGCCATGGCCGTGCGCCACCGTTTGAAGAACGCCGCAGTCACCTTGGTGAGCGGGTCAACACCACCCGGTGCCAATTACTCGCCCTCGGTACAAAAGCGCTTGTTGCAAGCCCTCAAGAAACGCCGTATCACCGTGCTGCAAGACACCGCCACCCGCATCCACAGCGATGCCGTGCACTTGGGCTGCGGTGCCCGCTTGGCGTGTGACGTGCCATTGATTGCATTGGGTGTACAAGCCCCCGTGTGGCTCACCGGCAGTGGGCTGGACCTGGATTCGCAAGGTTTTATCGCAGTGGATAAGTACCAGCGCAGCACCAGCCATGCCTCGATTTTTGCGGCTGGCGACGTATGCACCCGCACAGACCGGGCGTGGGAGCGCAATGGGGTGTACGCCATGCGTGCTGGCAAAACGCTGGTGCGCAACTTGGCGGCAGTGACCAGCGGTGCACGTTTGCATGCCCATTCCGCCTTGCCGCACAGCCTGAACCTGTTATCGTGCGGAGGCCGCTATGCCATCGCCAGCTGGGGAAGCCTGAGCGCCCAGGGCCACTGGGTGTGGTGGCTCAAAGCGTGGATTGACCGCCGCTTCATTGCGCGCTTCAGCCGCGCGCCCGCTTAG
- a CDS encoding DUF962 domain-containing protein, with amino-acid sequence MASTSPANPKHTALAIGSRKVDLLLAHYTANHTHPSNERIHLVSTPLNLFSVVGVLYALYPWLAVVFIVLSLLYYARLSFEFCVAMAITLLAMLVLAGILGALGVLWVLWVLSVSAFAGAWLLQDYGHQIEGKKPSAMEDLQYFWVGHLFVLSKLFFKWGIRW; translated from the coding sequence ATGGCATCCACCAGCCCCGCCAACCCCAAACACACGGCCCTCGCCATTGGGTCACGCAAGGTGGATCTGCTTTTGGCGCATTACACCGCCAACCATACCCACCCCAGCAACGAACGCATCCACTTGGTCAGTACACCGCTGAACCTGTTCAGCGTGGTCGGCGTGCTGTATGCGCTTTACCCTTGGCTTGCTGTGGTGTTTATCGTCCTGAGTTTGCTGTACTACGCCCGGCTGTCTTTCGAGTTTTGCGTTGCCATGGCCATCACCCTCCTTGCCATGCTGGTGCTGGCGGGCATTCTGGGTGCCTTAGGGGTGCTTTGGGTGCTTTGGGTGCTCAGCGTCTCGGCCTTTGCGGGTGCGTGGCTGCTGCAAGACTATGGGCACCAAATCGAAGGCAAGAAGCCCTCTGCCATGGAGGATCTGCAGTATTTTTGGGTGGGGCACTTGTTTGTTCTGAGCAAACTCTTTTTCAAATGGGGCATCCGCTGGTAA
- a CDS encoding YhgE/Pip domain-containing protein, whose protein sequence is MKFFSQIWYIIRVELSFFARYPRLVLATAVVALIPAMYAAIYLSSVWDPLAHTNALPVGVVNQDQGVEYRGTVFNIGKEVSQRLQASRRFGFQLIESEAAARHLVRTGELAFALIIPPGFSSNAIPGASVGAGKLVVYTSEGNNFESAAIARHFAETLGQDVNDSLNERRWALVLSNAAGSQRSVEALRNGVEQLRTGANELRAGTVQTANGARTLSNGAGRLNDGVGQLTRGVKELGAGLKTMDAKRPANADLNRLRNGAETLSAGHVEFGQGLAELQSGSQKIRDGVGAFQTEAKDSIFVPAKVTDNLDKLADSLGQLHTGIQSASGAQVKLADGAKAVSTGVNTLTSGVRTLGGGIRTMVSKLPEDSQLDELSKGAGEVANGVSSVAEATQKVNAGAQRLAAGIELLSSSLPKDIAKLDGSAQGLAVSVQPVMDVEAAVPNSGSGFAPNVLPAALWLGAGIAAFLIHVRVLPRHAQFFLPPAQVIGKIALPSAIVVLQAVLLAAMVRYLLHIPLVHSGAFVLTLVISGVTFLLIVFALTRAFGDAGKGLAMILLAVQMSSSGGIVPIELSGGWYKEISPWLPVTWSVRALKASMFDAYEGNWQHPLLMVSAATLAASVFASWIGKWRFVKPHEMRAAIDV, encoded by the coding sequence ATGAAGTTTTTCTCCCAAATCTGGTACATCATTCGCGTTGAACTCAGTTTCTTTGCGCGCTACCCTCGGTTAGTGTTAGCCACGGCAGTGGTCGCCTTGATCCCTGCCATGTATGCAGCGATCTACTTGTCCAGCGTGTGGGACCCTTTAGCCCACACCAACGCTTTGCCTGTGGGGGTGGTCAACCAAGACCAAGGGGTGGAGTACCGGGGCACGGTGTTCAATATTGGCAAAGAAGTCAGCCAGCGGCTGCAGGCCAGTAGGCGGTTTGGCTTTCAGCTCATCGAAAGCGAAGCGGCGGCCCGCCATTTGGTGCGCACCGGCGAACTCGCGTTTGCCTTGATCATCCCTCCAGGGTTTAGCTCCAATGCCATCCCCGGAGCTTCGGTAGGCGCTGGCAAACTCGTGGTCTACACCTCAGAGGGCAACAACTTTGAAAGTGCCGCTATTGCGCGCCACTTTGCGGAGACGCTGGGCCAAGACGTCAATGACAGCCTCAATGAGCGGCGTTGGGCCTTGGTACTGAGCAATGCAGCAGGATCGCAGCGCAGTGTGGAAGCCCTGCGTAACGGTGTTGAACAACTGCGCACTGGCGCCAACGAATTGCGCGCCGGGACCGTCCAAACAGCCAATGGGGCGCGAACCCTCTCCAATGGTGCTGGACGTCTCAACGACGGAGTAGGCCAACTCACCAGAGGCGTGAAAGAACTGGGCGCAGGCTTAAAGACGATGGATGCGAAGCGCCCCGCCAACGCCGACCTGAACCGCTTGCGCAATGGGGCGGAAACCCTGTCCGCAGGACACGTAGAGTTTGGCCAAGGTTTGGCAGAGCTGCAGTCGGGCTCACAAAAGATACGGGACGGCGTTGGCGCATTCCAAACCGAGGCCAAAGACAGCATTTTTGTGCCCGCCAAAGTCACAGACAACCTCGACAAGCTGGCGGACAGCTTGGGACAGCTGCACACGGGAATCCAGAGTGCATCTGGCGCGCAGGTCAAGCTAGCGGATGGCGCCAAAGCCGTCAGCACTGGCGTGAACACCCTGACCAGCGGCGTACGCACTTTGGGCGGTGGCATTCGGACCATGGTGAGCAAACTGCCAGAAGACAGCCAGTTAGACGAACTCAGCAAAGGCGCTGGCGAAGTGGCGAATGGGGTGAGCAGCGTGGCGGAGGCGACCCAAAAGGTGAACGCGGGTGCGCAGCGCTTGGCGGCAGGCATTGAGCTTTTGTCTAGTTCCCTACCCAAAGACATTGCCAAGCTCGATGGCAGCGCGCAGGGCTTGGCGGTGTCGGTGCAACCTGTCATGGACGTGGAGGCAGCGGTACCCAACAGCGGCAGCGGCTTTGCGCCCAATGTGCTGCCTGCGGCCCTGTGGTTGGGCGCAGGAATTGCGGCCTTCTTGATTCATGTGCGGGTCTTGCCCCGGCATGCCCAATTCTTCCTCCCCCCCGCGCAAGTCATTGGGAAAATCGCGCTACCCAGCGCCATTGTGGTTCTGCAGGCCGTGCTCTTGGCGGCCATGGTGCGCTACTTGCTGCACATACCTTTGGTCCACAGCGGAGCCTTTGTCTTGACCTTGGTGATTTCAGGGGTGACCTTTTTACTGATCGTCTTTGCCCTGACGCGTGCCTTTGGCGACGCTGGCAAGGGCCTTGCCATGATCTTGCTGGCCGTTCAGATGTCGTCCTCAGGTGGCATTGTGCCCATTGAGCTCAGCGGCGGCTGGTACAAAGAGATCAGCCCCTGGCTACCGGTGACATGGTCTGTGCGTGCGCTCAAAGCCAGCATGTTTGACGCCTATGAGGGCAACTGGCAGCACCCCTTGCTCATGGTTTCTGCTGCAACACTGGCAGCCTCTGTGTTTGCCAGTTGGATTGGCAAATGGCGCTTTGTGAAGCCCCATGAAATGCGCGCTGCCATTGACGTCTGA
- a CDS encoding flavin monoamine oxidase family protein — MSVTQNAPATHASAKPVTLFGPDFPFPFDDWIAHPDGLGVLPSHCHGQEVAIVGAGMAGMVAAYELMKLGLKPVIYEASKMGGRLRSQHFEGAQGVVAELGGMRFPVSSTAFYHYVNQLGLQTQPFPNPLTPASGSTVVDLEGKTYYAESLADLPPLFREVAQAWAEALEKDARFSEVQAAIKARDVATLKHIWNDLIPKWDDRTFYDFVASSDAFKRLSFQHREVFGQVGFGTGGWDSDFPNSMLEILRVVMTNCDENQRLIVGGADQVPHGLWELAPAKPVHWPAGTTLASLHGGATRAGVARIARAPNGQLAVTDRWGDTREYAAVLTTCQSWLLTTQIDCEESLFSQKMWMALDRTRYMQSSKTFVMVDRPFWKDKDPETGRDLMSMTLTDRLTRGTYLFDNGPDKPAVICLSYAWMGDALKMLPQPVEKRVKLALDALKKIYPKVDIASHIIGDPICVSWEADPHFLGAFKGALPGHYRYNQRMYAHFVQKTMPAEQRGIFIAGDDVSWTPAWVEGAVQTSLNAVWGIVHHLGGHTHASNPGPGDVFDTLGPIALPD; from the coding sequence ATGAGTGTTACCCAGAATGCGCCTGCCACCCACGCAAGCGCAAAGCCCGTCACCCTGTTTGGTCCCGACTTTCCCTTTCCATTTGATGACTGGATTGCCCACCCCGACGGCCTAGGTGTGCTGCCCTCGCATTGCCATGGCCAAGAAGTCGCGATTGTAGGTGCGGGTATGGCAGGCATGGTTGCTGCCTACGAGCTCATGAAGCTGGGACTCAAGCCTGTCATTTACGAAGCGTCCAAGATGGGGGGCCGCCTGCGCTCCCAGCACTTTGAAGGTGCCCAAGGCGTGGTGGCTGAGCTGGGCGGCATGCGCTTCCCTGTGTCTAGCACCGCCTTCTACCACTATGTCAACCAATTGGGCTTGCAAACCCAGCCCTTCCCCAACCCCCTGACCCCCGCGTCCGGCAGCACGGTGGTGGACCTGGAAGGCAAGACCTACTACGCAGAGTCTTTGGCAGACCTGCCGCCCCTGTTTCGCGAGGTGGCCCAGGCCTGGGCCGAAGCATTGGAAAAGGACGCGCGCTTCTCAGAAGTCCAGGCGGCGATCAAAGCCCGCGATGTTGCAACCTTGAAGCACATTTGGAATGACCTCATCCCCAAGTGGGATGACCGCACTTTCTACGACTTTGTGGCCAGCTCAGACGCTTTCAAACGCCTGTCCTTCCAACACCGCGAGGTGTTTGGCCAGGTCGGTTTCGGCACCGGGGGGTGGGACTCAGACTTTCCCAATTCGATGCTCGAAATTCTGCGGGTGGTCATGACCAACTGCGATGAGAACCAGCGCCTCATTGTGGGCGGGGCAGACCAAGTACCGCATGGCCTCTGGGAACTAGCGCCCGCCAAGCCGGTGCACTGGCCTGCAGGGACCACACTTGCTTCGCTGCATGGGGGTGCGACCAGGGCAGGTGTGGCCCGCATAGCGCGTGCGCCTAACGGGCAGCTGGCCGTGACGGACCGCTGGGGCGACACCCGTGAGTACGCCGCCGTTCTCACCACCTGCCAAAGTTGGCTGCTGACCACGCAAATTGACTGCGAGGAGTCGCTTTTCTCACAAAAAATGTGGATGGCGCTGGACCGCACCCGTTACATGCAGTCCTCTAAAACCTTTGTGATGGTGGACAGGCCGTTCTGGAAAGACAAAGACCCAGAAACCGGGCGGGACCTCATGAGCATGACCCTCACCGACCGACTCACACGGGGCACCTACCTGTTTGATAACGGTCCCGACAAGCCTGCCGTCATCTGCCTGTCCTATGCGTGGATGGGTGACGCGCTCAAAATGCTGCCCCAACCGGTGGAAAAGCGGGTCAAGCTCGCATTGGATGCATTGAAAAAGATTTACCCCAAAGTCGACATCGCCAGCCACATCATTGGAGACCCCATATGTGTGTCATGGGAAGCCGACCCGCACTTTTTGGGGGCGTTCAAAGGGGCTTTGCCGGGGCACTACCGCTACAACCAGCGCATGTATGCCCACTTTGTGCAAAAAACCATGCCCGCCGAGCAGCGTGGCATCTTCATCGCGGGAGACGATGTGTCTTGGACCCCTGCTTGGGTCGAGGGTGCGGTGCAGACCTCCTTGAATGCAGTCTGGGGCATCGTGCACCATCTGGGTGGTCATACCCATGCCAGCAATCCGGGCCCCGGCGATGTGTTTGACACTTTAGGCCCTATCGCCCTGCCAGACTAA
- a CDS encoding carbon-nitrogen hydrolase family protein — MQLPRQDLTLALYQCAPWPLDTEANLRRLNIAAQRAAQQGAQVLVTPEMFITGYNIGASACRQLAQASDGSYAQAVKAIAQQQGIAIAYGYPECDAVGHVYNAAQLVQGHDAPGLNYRKTHLFGALDRNQFSAAPLQSQLIELRGWAIGLLICYDVEFGENTRRLALAGADLVLVPTANMPDYDFVASTLVPVRAYENQVAVAYANYWGAEADVAYGGLSTVCNASGQVLGAAAREESLLVCTVRAEDLALARQRQSHVRELRQAQHPSADR, encoded by the coding sequence GTGCAGCTCCCTAGACAAGACCTCACGCTGGCGCTGTACCAGTGTGCACCTTGGCCCTTAGACACAGAGGCCAACCTGCGCCGCCTAAACATCGCTGCCCAAAGGGCCGCGCAGCAAGGCGCACAGGTCTTGGTGACCCCAGAAATGTTCATCACCGGCTACAACATTGGGGCATCCGCATGCCGTCAATTGGCCCAAGCGAGCGACGGCAGCTATGCACAAGCGGTAAAAGCTATCGCTCAGCAGCAAGGCATTGCAATTGCGTATGGTTACCCTGAGTGCGATGCGGTGGGCCATGTCTACAACGCGGCCCAATTGGTGCAGGGGCACGACGCGCCGGGCTTGAACTACCGCAAAACCCATTTGTTCGGCGCCCTAGACCGCAACCAGTTTTCGGCAGCCCCCTTACAAAGTCAGCTGATCGAGCTACGCGGATGGGCGATCGGTTTGCTCATTTGCTACGACGTAGAGTTTGGTGAAAACACGCGGCGCTTGGCCTTAGCGGGGGCGGACCTGGTGTTGGTTCCCACCGCCAACATGCCGGACTACGACTTCGTCGCCAGCACATTGGTGCCCGTGCGTGCCTACGAAAACCAAGTTGCGGTGGCCTACGCCAACTACTGGGGGGCCGAAGCCGACGTGGCCTATGGCGGCCTCAGCACGGTATGCAACGCCAGTGGCCAAGTGCTGGGCGCAGCCGCACGAGAAGAGTCGCTACTGGTCTGCACCGTGCGGGCTGAAGACTTGGCACTCGCGCGGCAACGCCAGTCGCATGTGCGAGAGCTCAGGCAAGCGCAACACCCAAGCGCGGACCGCTGA
- the queC gene encoding 7-cyano-7-deazaguanine synthase QueC, protein MHTTALVLFSGGQDSTTCLAHALARYDRVETIAFDYRQRHSVELEARLQVLQEIRKQFPLWAPKLGEDHILDLAVLGAVSETSLTRDTAFKMEASGLPNTFVPGRNLLFLTLSAAVAYRRDLQVIVTGVCEADYSGYPDCRDDTMKAMQLALSLGMDKRYLIETPLMWIDKADTWRLAHQLGAASGVPDGGQKLVDLIVEHTHTCYLGDREHRHAWGYGCGTCPACELRARGYERFSTN, encoded by the coding sequence ATGCACACCACTGCCCTTGTTTTGTTTTCTGGGGGTCAAGACTCGACCACCTGCCTCGCCCACGCCCTCGCCCGATACGACCGCGTGGAAACCATTGCCTTTGACTACCGCCAGCGCCATAGCGTCGAGTTAGAAGCCCGGCTTCAAGTCCTGCAAGAAATACGCAAGCAGTTCCCCCTATGGGCACCCAAACTGGGTGAAGACCACATCTTGGACTTGGCCGTACTTGGCGCCGTGAGCGAGACTTCACTGACCCGGGACACCGCCTTCAAAATGGAGGCAAGTGGCCTGCCCAACACCTTTGTGCCGGGCCGCAATCTCTTGTTCCTCACCCTGTCTGCGGCGGTGGCCTACCGCCGCGACCTGCAAGTCATCGTGACTGGCGTGTGCGAGGCCGACTATTCGGGCTACCCCGACTGCCGTGACGACACCATGAAGGCCATGCAACTGGCCTTGTCTCTTGGCATGGACAAGCGCTACCTGATCGAAACTCCGCTGATGTGGATCGACAAAGCCGACACATGGCGTTTGGCACACCAACTAGGCGCCGCGTCGGGCGTGCCCGACGGTGGCCAAAAACTGGTGGACTTGATTGTGGAACACACGCACACCTGCTACCTGGGCGACCGGGAGCATCGCCACGCCTGGGGCTATGGCTGCGGCACCTGCCCTGCGTGCGAGTTGCGCGCCCGGGGCTACGAGCGCTTCTCCACCAACTGA
- a CDS encoding ABC transporter ATP-binding protein/permease, protein MAVMSIVRAKGIGFAQMTRRVWALTQPYFVSDEKWRARGLLLAIVALNLAMVYMAVLFNDWNKLFYDALQDKNASVFWTQLGRFTYLAFAFIVIAVYKFYLTQMLELRWRTWMTGHYLTRWLSHHAFYQLELARFAVPGHADHANPDNPDQRIQEDINQFTSYTISLSMGLLNAVVTLVSFVGILWALSGGFSFTVQGSSYTIPGFMVWMAVLYCLVGSVISHWIGRPQIRLNFEQQRLEADFRHHMVRVREYSESIALDRGEQAERGQLDARFGKVMGNTLALIKAQKNLVWFTSFFGQAAVVFPFVVAAPRFFSGAIQLGELMQISSAFGQVQGALSWFVDSYSTLATWRATTDRLTSFEASVVAIEDTGSAQHATQVEATTAGLAPEGLRTEGLSVALPTGQVLLSGVGVAVDPGDTVLLQGPSGSGKSSLFRALAGIWPFAQGTVHSPADAMYLPQRPYFPNGPLRDALAYPEFASHYTDAMLQDALREAQLPHLCGQLDTIDAWGQKLSGGEQQRLAIARVFLKKPRWVFADEATSALDEATEKSIYKSLLALVNTGQGALVSIAHRPGVAEFHQRRWELAPVPHPHGMGAKYQLVEKRS, encoded by the coding sequence ATGGCTGTTATGTCGATCGTTCGTGCCAAGGGCATAGGGTTTGCGCAGATGACGCGCCGGGTGTGGGCGCTGACCCAACCGTACTTTGTGTCAGACGAAAAATGGCGCGCGCGTGGGCTCTTGCTGGCCATCGTGGCTTTGAACTTGGCCATGGTCTACATGGCCGTGCTGTTTAACGACTGGAACAAGTTGTTTTACGATGCGCTGCAAGACAAAAATGCGTCCGTGTTTTGGACGCAGTTGGGCCGGTTTACCTACCTTGCTTTTGCCTTCATCGTCATTGCGGTGTACAAGTTTTACCTGACGCAAATGCTGGAACTGCGCTGGCGCACCTGGATGACGGGGCACTACCTCACGCGCTGGTTGTCTCACCATGCGTTCTACCAACTGGAGTTGGCGCGTTTTGCGGTGCCGGGCCACGCAGACCATGCCAACCCAGATAACCCTGACCAGCGCATCCAAGAAGACATCAACCAGTTCACCAGCTACACCATTTCACTGAGCATGGGGCTGCTCAACGCGGTGGTGACCTTGGTGAGTTTTGTGGGCATTTTGTGGGCCTTGTCGGGCGGTTTTAGCTTTACGGTGCAGGGAAGCAGTTACACCATTCCGGGCTTTATGGTCTGGATGGCCGTGCTGTACTGCTTAGTTGGCAGCGTCATAAGCCATTGGATTGGTCGCCCACAAATACGGCTGAACTTTGAGCAACAGCGCCTAGAAGCCGACTTTCGCCACCACATGGTGCGTGTGCGGGAGTACAGCGAGTCCATTGCCCTTGACCGTGGCGAGCAGGCGGAACGGGGGCAGTTGGACGCGCGCTTTGGCAAGGTCATGGGCAACACGCTGGCGCTTATCAAGGCGCAAAAGAACCTGGTGTGGTTCACCAGCTTTTTTGGACAAGCGGCGGTGGTTTTTCCGTTTGTGGTGGCTGCTCCGCGCTTTTTTAGTGGGGCCATTCAGCTCGGTGAGCTTATGCAAATCTCCAGCGCATTTGGGCAGGTGCAGGGCGCTTTGAGTTGGTTCGTCGATAGCTACAGCACCTTGGCGACTTGGCGTGCTACCACCGATCGTTTGACCAGTTTCGAGGCCTCCGTCGTGGCGATAGAGGACACCGGGTCTGCGCAGCATGCTACGCAAGTTGAAGCGACTACTGCCGGTTTAGCGCCTGAGGGGTTGCGCACAGAAGGGCTCAGCGTCGCTTTGCCAACAGGGCAGGTCTTGCTGTCGGGTGTGGGCGTGGCGGTAGATCCTGGTGACACGGTGCTGCTGCAAGGGCCATCGGGCAGCGGCAAGTCATCCCTGTTTCGTGCCTTGGCTGGCATTTGGCCTTTTGCCCAGGGCACCGTACATAGTCCGGCAGACGCCATGTACCTTCCGCAGCGCCCCTACTTTCCTAATGGGCCTTTGCGTGACGCATTGGCCTACCCCGAGTTTGCAAGCCACTACACGGACGCCATGCTGCAAGACGCCTTGCGCGAGGCGCAATTGCCCCACTTGTGCGGGCAGCTGGACACCATCGATGCGTGGGGGCAAAAGCTATCGGGTGGCGAGCAGCAGCGCCTGGCGATCGCCCGGGTGTTTCTCAAAAAACCGCGTTGGGTCTTTGCCGATGAGGCCACGAGCGCCCTCGATGAAGCCACTGAAAAAAGTATCTACAAAAGCTTGCTTGCGCTTGTAAATACTGGGCAAGGCGCTCTTGTTTCCATAGCGCACAGGCCTGGGGTTGCGGAGTTTCACCAGCGCCGCTGGGAGCTAGCGCCAGTGCCACACCCACACGGCATGGGCGCCAAGTATCAGTTGGTGGAGAAGCGCTCGTAG